From a single Kryptolebias marmoratus isolate JLee-2015 linkage group LG17, ASM164957v2, whole genome shotgun sequence genomic region:
- the gja10b gene encoding gap junction protein alpha 10 b — translation MGDWNLLGSILEEVHIHSTIVGKIWLTILFIFRMLVLGVAAEDVWDDEQSEFVCNTEQPGCKNVCYDQAFPISLIRYWVLQIIFVSSPSLVYMGHALYRLRTLEKERHKKKACLKAELEGTDPDLEDHKRIERELRKLDEQKKVRKAPLRGSLLRTYVFHILTRSVVEVGFIVGQCALYGIGLSPLYKCERSPCPNSIDCFVSRPTEKNVFMVFMLVIAGVSLFLNLLEIFHLGVKKIKQSLFGYKYGDDDSVCRSKKNSMVQQVCLLTNSSPQKVMQLTHITSPDSHMLLHGDILPHQLVNAVGLNSSTQHLTQTYRTSQTDIQSLQQLGSVEHHLSLDNRKPSCSSDNSNGPQSLSKLRFAGPRETLMAGHIEIPATLRNPQRKQSKVSTHKELSDMSDSPGSSHYPSARKCSFLSRGLSEAKLASPSDSEASQSGTDSEAQHLNQRESPVMTPPPPASGRRMSMSMILELSSIMKK, via the coding sequence ATGGGGGATTGGAACTTGTTAGGCAGCATCTTAGAAGAAGTTCACATTCATTCCACCATTGTGGGAAAGATCTGGCTCaccatcctttttattttccgaATGCTCGTGCTTGGCGTTGCAGCCGAAGATGTCTGGGATGATGAGCAGAGCGAGTTTGTCTGCAACACAGAGCAACCTGGTTGCAAGAATGTCTGCTATGACCAGGCATTTCCAATCTCCCTCATTCGTTACTGGGTCTTGCAAATCATTTTTGTGTCCTCGCCCTCACTTGTCTACATGGGCCATGCCTTGTACCGCCTGAGGACACTGGAGAAAGAGAGACACAAGAAAAAAGCCTGCCTGAAAGCCGAGCTGGAGGGAACAGACCCTGACCTAGAGGACCATAAAAGAATTGAGCGTGAACTCAGAAAACTGGATGAACAGAAGAAAGTCAGGAAAGCACCGCTTCGAGGTTCTTTGCTGCGCACTTATGTTTTTCATATCTTGACCCGATCTGTGGTTGAGGTGGGTTTTATTGTGGGTCAGTGTGCTCTTTATGGTATAGGACTATCTCCCCTGTATAAGTGTGAAAGGTCACCCTGCCCAAACAGTATAGATTGCTTTGTGTCAAGACCAACagagaagaatgtttttatggtttttatgcTTGTTATTGCCGGAGTTTCTTTGTTCCTTAACCTCCTAGAGATCTTTCATCTGGGCGTGAAAAAGATCAAACAGAGCTTGTTCGGATACAAGTATGGAGATGATGATAGTGTTTGCAGGTCAAAGAAGAACTCTATGGTTCAGCAGGTTTGTCTGCTAACTAACTCCTCACCACAAAAGGTGATGCAGCTCACACATATTACCAGTCCCGATTCTCACATGCTTCTTCATGGGGACATTCTGCCTCATCAATTGGTGAATGCGGTAGGCTTGAATAGCTCAACTCAGCATCTTACACAGACATACCGGACAAGCCAAACTGACATCCAAAGTTTGCAGCAGCTAGGGTCAGTTGAGCACCATCTCTCTCTGGACAATAGGAAGCCCTCATGCAGCAGTGACAATTCAAATGGACCTCAGAGTTTGAGCAAGCTACGCTTTGCAGGACCTCGAGAAACGCTGATGGCCGGCCACATAGAGATCCCAGCGACCCTGAGGAACCCACAGAGGAAGCAGAGCAAAGTGAGCACCCACAAGGAGCTCAGTGACATGAGTGATTCTCCAGGGAGCAGCCACTACCCCTCAGCCAGAAAGTGCAGCTTCCTGTCACGAGGACTGTCAGAGGCCAAGCTGGCCAGTCCATCTGACAGTGAGGCCTCCCAGAGTGGAACAGACAGTGAGGCCCAGCACCTGAACCAAAGGGAGAGTCCAGTTATGACTCCACCTCCTCCAGCCAGTGGGCGGAGGATGTCCATG